One region of Solanum pennellii chromosome 6, SPENNV200 genomic DNA includes:
- the LOC107021022 gene encoding LOW QUALITY PROTEIN: putative pentatricopeptide repeat-containing protein At1g74580 (The sequence of the model RefSeq protein was modified relative to this genomic sequence to represent the inferred CDS: substituted 1 base at 1 genomic stop codon), translating to MSAVVFPKHVAAVLKCQKKPLRALEIFNSVKKEHGFSHNLFTYKCIAEKLSYYGEFKAMEGVIEEARKNIDNRLLEGVYITAIRGYGKNGKVQHAVDVFEKMDFFNFDPSVHSFNTIMNILVEHGYFKQAHKLYMKMLENGISPDVYTFTIRIKSFCRTNRPQVALRLLNNMLDQGCEFNAVACCTVIAGFYEVNSRVEACELFDEMLSLRITPNVTMVNKLICTLCKKGDVQESERLLNKILKRGVFPNLFTCNLLIQGLSVNGQLHEPARMLEALRKKGLNADVVTYNTLICGLCKHSKVVEAESYLHKMVNRGFDPDAFTYNTIIGAYXKLGMMQKADRILNNAVFKGFVPDVFTFCSLIYGLCQDGDFNRAKSLFNEAIGKGMESNIILYNTLIKGMCQQGLILEALRLISEMPERSCRPNTWTYNLIINGLCKMGCVSDASNILNDAVTKGILPDIFTFNTLIDGYCKQSKLADAMEILNTMWHHDVVPDVITYNTMLNGLCKLKTSDDVMETFKVMVEKECVPNIITYNILIASLCKSRKLMKALELLEDIQSRGLIPDTVSFGTLINGFCGNEDLDGAYELFKRMKRQYKYSHDTATYNILISAFAKKLKMDMAEKLLLEMNECGCPPDNYTYRCMIVGFCKVDNTEFGYKFLLENFSKEFFPSKETVGRVINCLCVKNRLLDAVGIIHLMVQKGVVPDVVHTIFEVLKEDVAAPKIVLEDLLKKNHITYYAYELLYDGISDKKILKKLSMKVLSAKKGHSGNPLLSAVAAVTHRRACSMGITKAGELERAEGLFLQMPSRDDVSWSTMIVGFSHNGKGPKIPLNY from the coding sequence ATGAGTGCTGTTGTGTTTCCTAAACATGTTGCCGCTGTATTAAAATGTCAAAAGAAGCCATTAAGGGCACTAGAAATATTCAATTCAGTGAAAAAGGAACACGGGTTTAGCCATAATTTGTTTACATACAAATGTATTGCTGAAAAACTTAGCTATTATGGAGAGTTCAAGGCAATGGAAGGTGTCATTGAAGAAGCCAGGAAGAATATTGATAATAGGTTGTTAGAAGGGGTTTACATTACTGCTATTAGAGGTTATGGAAAGAATGGGAAAGTTCAACACGCGGTAGATGTGTTTGAGAAGAtggattttttcaattttgaccCGTCTGTTCATTCATTTAACACAATCATGAATATATTGGTTGAACATGGTTATTTTAAACAAGCCCATAAACTTTATATGAAAATGCTGGAAAATGGTATTTCTCCTGATGTATATACCTTTACTATTAGAATAAAGTCATTTTGTAGGACAAATCGGCCTCAGGTTGCTTTAAGGCTTTTGAATAACATGCTTGATCAAGGATGTGAATTTAATGCAGTTGCATGTTGTACAGTAATTGCTGGATTTTATGAAGTGAATAGTCGAGTTGAGGCTTGTGAATTGTTTGATGAAATGCTTAGTCTCAGAATAACTCCTAATGTTACTATGGTTAATAAGCTTATCTGTACACTTTGTAAGAAAGGGGACGTCCAAGAAAGTGAAAGGCTTCTTAACAAGATACTGAAAAGAGGGGTGTTCCCAAATTTGTTTACATGTAATCTCTTAATACAAGGTCTTTCTGTAAACGGCCAGCTACATGAACCTGCTAGGATGTTGGAAGCTTTGAGGAAAAAAGGTTTAAATGCTGATGTAGTCACTTATAACACTCTCATTTGTGGTTTATGCAAACACTCAAAGGTTGTTGAAGCTGAGTCTTACTTGCATAAAATGGTGAACCGCGGGTTCGATCCTGATGCGTTCACCTATAACACAATCATTGGCGCATATTGAAAATTGGGTATGATGCAGAAAGCTGACAGAATCCTTAATAATGCAGTTTTTAAAGGTTTTGTTCCTGATGTGTTTACTTTCTGCTCCCTTATTTACGGATTATGCCAGGATGGTGACTTCAACCGAGCCAAGAGTTTATTTAATGAAGCCATAGGTAAAGGTATGGAGTCTAATATAATCCTCTATAACACCTTAATTAAGGGAATGTGTCAGCAAGGACTTATCTTAGAAGCATTGAGATTGATTTCTGAAATGCCTGAGAGAAGTTGCAGGCCTAATACATGGACATATAATCTGATCATCAATGGATTGTGCAAGATGGGTTGTGTATCTGATGCTAGTAATATCCTGAATGATGCCGTGACCAAAGGCATCCTTCCTGATATTTTTACCTTCAACACCTTGATTGATGGTTATTGCAAACAGTCAAAATTGGCTGATGCAATGGAGATTCTAAATACAATGTGGCATCATGATGTTGTTCCAGATGTGATAACCTATAACACAATGTTGAATGGACTTTGCAAGCTTAAAACTTCTGATGATGTGATGGAAACCTTCAAAGTCATGGTGGAGAAAGAGTGTGTCCCAAATATAATCACATATAATATACTCATTGCGAGCCTCTGTAAATCcagaaagcttatgaaagcttTAGAATTACTTGAGGATATTCAAAGCAGGGGTCTTATTCCTGATACAGTGAGTTTTGGCACTCTGATAAATGGGTTTTGTGGTAATGAGGATTTGGATGGAGCTTATGAGCTATTCAAAAGAATGAAAAGGCAATATAAATATTCTCATGATACTGCAACATACAATATATTAATCAGTGCATTTGCTAAAAAGCTAAAAATGGACATGGCAGAGAAGCTTTTACTTGAGATGAATGAATGTGGCTGTCCTCCTGACAATTACACATACCGTTGTATGATAGTTGGTTTCTGCAAGGTTGACAACACTGAATTTGGATATAAGTTTTTGCTTGAAAACTTTTCGAAAGAATTTTTTCCATCAAAAGAAACAGTGGGACGTGTGATAAATTGCCTATGTGTGAAGAACAGGTTACTCGATGCAGTAGGTATCATTCATCTCATGGTGCAAAAGGGTGTTGTCCCTGATGTGGTCCACACAATTTTTGAAGTACTTAAAGAGGATGTGGCAGCTCCTAAGATTGTTTTGGAAGACTTGCTGAAGAAGAATCATATCACCTATTATGCCTATGAACTTTTATACGATGGGATAAGCGAcaaaaagattttgaagaaattatCAATGAAG